In Ochrobactrum vermis, the following proteins share a genomic window:
- a CDS encoding FdhF/YdeP family oxidoreductase, with protein sequence MSKATKTGFIGKRSAAAGGWGALKSCGKQLLASGAPLSGARTLLKANQPDGFDCPGCAWGDPEHGSSFEFCENGVKAVAWEATDRRTTPAFFREHTVSKLRGWTDYDLENTGRLTHPMRYNATTDQYEAIEWDEAFKAIGGLLKSFDSPNQVEFYTSGRASNEAAFLYQLFVRAYGTNNFPDCSNMCHEASGVALKQSVGVGKGTVLLEDFEMADAIFVVGQNPGTNHPRMLGDLRRAAERGARIVVFNPLRERGLERFADPQNKLEMLHGGSEAIASDYFQPRLGGDLAAFRGMAKAVFAADDAALAAGRPSILDLDFLGTHTAELDAYRSAVDATSWEEIEDQSGLLRQSLERAAQIYMESERVICTWAMGITQHRHSVVMIREITNFMLLRGNIGRPGAGLCPVRGHSNVQGDRTVGINERPPVAFLDALEKEFGFEVPREPGHNVLGAIGAMLDGSAQAFIGLGGNFARATPDSPLISKALSGQRLTVHIATKLNHSHLVPGQDSFILPCLGRTEIDLNSQGVAQIVTVEDSMSMVHGSGGINTPASAHLRSEVAIIAGMAQATLGANPVDWLELADDYDLIRDRIARVLPDFYDFNARVRVPRGFHLRNAARELEWNTAKGKATFWTGALPEAIEHQQARGKSGRYVLQTFRSHDQYNTTIYGMDDRYRGVYGERQVVFMNADDMADIGVEAGDRADIVGEFDDGVERIARDFRFVPYDIPRGCIAGYYPEMNVLVPLASSGDESYTPTSKSVIVSFRPVKSVAA encoded by the coding sequence ATGAGCAAGGCCACCAAAACGGGTTTCATCGGCAAGCGATCCGCTGCAGCGGGTGGATGGGGTGCATTGAAAAGCTGTGGCAAGCAATTGCTTGCAAGTGGGGCGCCTCTTTCCGGTGCGCGCACGCTTCTGAAAGCGAACCAGCCTGATGGCTTCGATTGCCCCGGTTGCGCATGGGGCGACCCGGAACATGGCTCATCTTTTGAATTTTGCGAGAATGGTGTGAAGGCGGTCGCCTGGGAGGCGACCGATCGGCGCACAACGCCTGCCTTCTTCCGCGAGCATACGGTTTCAAAGCTGCGCGGCTGGACGGATTATGATCTGGAGAATACCGGCCGTCTGACGCATCCTATGCGTTACAATGCGACGACGGACCAATATGAAGCCATCGAATGGGATGAGGCTTTCAAGGCCATTGGGGGTCTTCTCAAGAGTTTCGATAGTCCGAACCAGGTCGAATTCTATACGTCGGGCCGTGCTTCGAATGAAGCCGCGTTTCTCTACCAGCTATTCGTGCGTGCCTACGGAACCAACAATTTCCCTGACTGCTCCAATATGTGCCACGAGGCAAGCGGCGTCGCATTGAAGCAATCCGTCGGCGTCGGCAAGGGGACGGTGCTGTTGGAAGATTTCGAAATGGCCGATGCCATTTTCGTGGTTGGTCAGAATCCGGGCACTAACCATCCGCGCATGCTGGGTGATTTGCGTCGTGCAGCCGAGCGGGGCGCGCGCATTGTTGTTTTCAATCCGCTCCGTGAACGTGGGCTGGAGCGGTTCGCCGATCCGCAGAACAAGCTTGAAATGCTGCATGGCGGCAGCGAAGCCATAGCCAGCGACTACTTCCAGCCGCGTCTGGGCGGCGATCTTGCTGCCTTCCGCGGTATGGCCAAGGCGGTCTTTGCAGCAGACGATGCAGCACTCGCCGCAGGCAGACCATCGATCCTCGACCTGGATTTTCTCGGCACACATACGGCGGAACTGGATGCTTATCGTTCAGCCGTGGATGCGACTTCATGGGAGGAAATCGAAGACCAGTCCGGGCTTCTCCGCCAGTCGCTGGAGCGTGCAGCGCAAATTTACATGGAATCGGAGCGGGTCATCTGCACCTGGGCGATGGGGATCACCCAGCATCGCCATTCTGTTGTCATGATCCGCGAAATCACCAATTTTATGCTGCTGCGCGGCAACATCGGCAGGCCGGGAGCCGGACTTTGCCCGGTGCGCGGTCACTCCAATGTGCAAGGGGACCGCACGGTCGGCATCAATGAAAGGCCTCCGGTCGCATTCCTTGATGCGTTGGAAAAGGAATTCGGCTTCGAGGTTCCGCGTGAACCGGGGCACAATGTTCTGGGTGCCATTGGCGCCATGCTCGACGGTTCGGCTCAGGCCTTCATCGGCCTTGGCGGTAATTTCGCCCGCGCTACTCCGGATAGTCCGCTTATTTCGAAAGCGCTTTCCGGCCAGCGTCTGACGGTCCATATCGCGACCAAGCTCAATCATTCTCATCTCGTGCCGGGGCAGGATTCATTTATTCTGCCTTGCCTTGGCCGTACGGAAATCGACCTCAATTCTCAAGGCGTGGCGCAGATCGTGACGGTCGAAGACTCCATGAGCATGGTGCATGGCTCAGGTGGCATCAATACGCCTGCATCTGCGCATCTGCGTTCGGAAGTGGCGATTATTGCGGGCATGGCACAGGCGACGCTTGGCGCAAACCCGGTCGACTGGCTGGAACTTGCCGACGATTATGATCTCATCCGCGACCGCATCGCCCGCGTGTTGCCGGATTTCTACGACTTCAATGCGCGAGTCCGGGTTCCGCGTGGTTTCCATCTGCGCAATGCTGCCCGCGAGCTGGAATGGAACACGGCAAAGGGCAAGGCGACGTTCTGGACCGGTGCTCTGCCGGAAGCGATCGAGCATCAGCAGGCGCGCGGTAAATCGGGGCGCTACGTGCTGCAGACATTCCGCAGCCATGATCAGTATAACACCACCATCTACGGCATGGATGATCGCTATCGCGGCGTTTACGGCGAGCGGCAAGTGGTCTTCATGAATGCGGACGATATGGCGGATATCGGCGTTGAAGCGGGTGACCGGGCAGATATTGTCGGCGAGTTCGACGATGGTGTGGAGCGTATTGCACGGGATTTCCGTTTTGTGCCCTATGACATTCCGCGCGGCTGTATTGCGGGTTACTACCCGGAAATGAACGTGCTGGTACCGCTCGCCAGTTCCGGCGATGAAAGTTATACGCCGACCTCGAAATCGGTGATCGTCTCGTTCCGCCCCGTTAAATCGGTTGCAGCATGA
- a CDS encoding alpha-hydroxy acid oxidase — MPNIVEIADLKRLAQRRVPKMFFDYADSGAWTESTYRANEDDFKKIKLRQRILVDMTNRSLETTMIGEKVSMPVALAPTGLTGMQHADGEMLAAQAAEAFGVPFTLSTMSICSIEDVASVTKKPFWFQLYVMKDRDFVKNLIGRAKAAGCSALVLTLDLQILGQRHKDIRNGLSAPPKFTPKHIWQMATRPGWCFGMMGTQRRTFRNIAGHAKNVTDLSSLSSWTAEQFDPQLNWNDVAWIKEQWGGKLILKGILDVEDARMAAKSGADAIIVSNHGGRQLDGAPSSISMLQPIIDAVGDKIEVHVDGGIRSGQDVLKARALGAQGVYIGRPFLYGLGAMGKDGVTLALEIIRKELDVTMALCGKRDINDIDKSIIHSVNF; from the coding sequence ATGCCCAACATCGTTGAAATCGCCGATTTGAAGCGGCTTGCCCAGCGCCGCGTCCCCAAGATGTTCTTTGATTACGCGGATTCTGGCGCCTGGACCGAGTCGACCTATCGCGCAAACGAAGACGACTTCAAGAAGATCAAATTGCGCCAGCGTATTCTCGTCGACATGACGAACCGTTCGCTGGAAACGACGATGATCGGTGAGAAAGTGTCGATGCCGGTCGCTCTTGCCCCGACCGGCCTGACGGGTATGCAGCATGCCGACGGCGAAATGCTGGCGGCGCAGGCGGCTGAAGCCTTTGGCGTTCCTTTCACCCTCTCGACCATGAGCATCTGCTCCATCGAAGATGTCGCTTCGGTCACCAAGAAGCCGTTCTGGTTCCAGCTTTACGTAATGAAGGACCGTGACTTCGTGAAGAACCTGATCGGCCGCGCCAAGGCTGCCGGCTGTTCAGCACTGGTCCTGACGCTCGATCTCCAGATTCTCGGCCAGCGCCACAAGGATATCCGCAACGGCCTTTCCGCTCCGCCGAAATTCACCCCCAAGCATATCTGGCAAATGGCGACGCGCCCTGGCTGGTGCTTCGGCATGATGGGCACGCAGCGCCGCACCTTCCGCAATATTGCCGGTCACGCCAAGAACGTCACCGATCTTTCCTCGCTTTCCTCCTGGACTGCCGAACAGTTCGATCCACAGCTCAACTGGAACGACGTGGCCTGGATCAAGGAACAGTGGGGCGGCAAGCTCATCCTCAAGGGCATCCTCGATGTCGAGGACGCCAGGATGGCGGCCAAGTCGGGAGCCGATGCGATCATCGTGTCGAACCATGGCGGTCGTCAGCTGGATGGCGCGCCATCCTCGATCTCCATGCTGCAGCCAATTATCGATGCTGTCGGCGACAAGATCGAAGTCCATGTCGATGGTGGCATCCGTTCCGGTCAGGACGTGCTCAAGGCACGTGCACTTGGCGCGCAGGGCGTGTATATCGGTCGCCCGTTTCTCTACGGTCTTGGCGCGATGGGCAAGGACGGCGTGACACTGGCGCTCGAAATCATCCGCAAGGAACTTGATGTCACGATGGCGCTCTGCGGCAAGCGCGATATCAACGATATCGACAAGTCGATCATCCATTCCGTAAACTTTTGA
- a CDS encoding outer membrane protein produces MKCTSAIAIVAISLMAGSGTAFAADIIADPIVEPMPEPVNSSGWYIRGDLGYNFKSSTDGDWSFWNQFDPPYRGIDDTLRYDDFDLKAGATYGVGVGYRFTDMFRADATLDFFRAGINGRTACPSYVKSAKGFNPVEDNCNYEDSSTANIWTAMANAYVDLPRVGPVTPYLGAGLGAAYVKYDTWKSHEVCAGCTYSSEKEGLDSWRFAMALMAGVSYDLTEQLKLDVGYRYMRINGGKAYGFDAADRNTNPYGNAEGPGATGTQAKDNGFNMHTIRAGLRYEFR; encoded by the coding sequence ATGAAGTGCACTTCCGCCATTGCCATCGTAGCTATCAGTCTGATGGCGGGATCAGGGACGGCGTTTGCCGCCGATATAATTGCAGACCCCATCGTTGAACCGATGCCGGAACCGGTCAATTCGTCCGGCTGGTATATTCGTGGCGACCTCGGTTACAATTTCAAATCCAGCACGGATGGCGACTGGAGCTTCTGGAACCAGTTCGATCCGCCTTATCGCGGCATTGACGACACGCTGCGCTATGACGATTTCGACCTCAAGGCAGGCGCAACCTATGGCGTGGGTGTCGGTTATCGCTTCACCGACATGTTCCGCGCCGACGCGACGCTGGATTTCTTCCGTGCAGGCATCAATGGCCGCACCGCCTGTCCTAGCTATGTGAAATCCGCAAAGGGTTTCAATCCGGTTGAGGACAACTGCAACTATGAGGATTCCTCGACAGCCAATATCTGGACGGCTATGGCCAATGCCTATGTCGACCTGCCGCGTGTAGGACCTGTCACGCCTTATCTCGGCGCCGGTCTGGGCGCCGCCTATGTAAAATATGACACCTGGAAATCCCATGAAGTCTGCGCTGGCTGCACCTATTCCAGCGAAAAGGAAGGGCTGGATAGCTGGCGCTTTGCAATGGCTCTCATGGCCGGTGTCAGCTATGACCTGACCGAACAGCTCAAGCTGGATGTCGGTTATCGCTATATGCGCATCAATGGCGGCAAAGCATACGGTTTTGACGCAGCCGACCGCAACACCAACCCTTACGGCAATGCGGAAGGGCCCGGCGCAACCGGCACACAGGCGAAAGACAACGGCTTTAACATGCACACGATCCGTGCCGGTCTTCGCTACGAATTCCGTTAA
- a CDS encoding Lrp/AsnC family transcriptional regulator, whose product MPTLDSIDRNIIRCLRRDGRMTNSHLASEVGLSQSACLRRVQILEESGVIRGYTAIVGSSDGDERLVAIVRITLDRQTEEFLNRFEEAVRRHPEVQECYLMTGDADYILRVEAENAAAYEIIHKEILSRLPGVARIHSSFAIRTVLLSKAPTSRG is encoded by the coding sequence ATGCCGACGCTCGACAGTATCGACCGCAATATCATCCGTTGTCTGCGCCGGGATGGGCGCATGACCAACAGCCATCTTGCCAGTGAAGTAGGCCTTTCGCAGTCCGCCTGTCTGCGGCGGGTGCAGATATTGGAGGAAAGCGGCGTTATCCGCGGCTATACGGCCATTGTCGGATCATCCGATGGCGACGAGCGACTGGTCGCGATTGTGCGCATTACGCTTGACCGCCAGACCGAGGAGTTTCTGAACCGTTTCGAGGAAGCCGTGCGGCGGCATCCGGAGGTGCAGGAATGCTATCTCATGACAGGTGATGCGGATTATATTTTGCGCGTCGAGGCCGAAAATGCCGCAGCTTATGAGATCATTCACAAGGAAATCCTGTCGCGATTGCCTGGTGTCGCTCGCATCCATTCCAGTTTTGCCATTCGAACGGTGCTTCTGTCGAAGGCGCCGACTTCACGCGGCTGA
- the alr gene encoding alanine racemase, with protein MVDMSMQFSQDERDLAAGGILTIDLSALRHNYSAIARHIAPTRAAAVVKADAYGLGASRVAPAFYDAGCRDFFVAHLGEAIALKPFLQPDATLYVLNGLQPGTEEACVREGILPVLNSLEQVENWATLAAKQVKKLPALLQLDTGMSRLGLSPKEFENLLENSALLDNIDIKFVISHLASGDEPENAANARQLANMTALLARLPKLPVAFANSGGTFLDKTYHFDLARPGVALYGVGPKSEIVPVLTLSARVIQVRDIDKGAAVGYGGAYVAEGPMRVATIAVGYADGWFRSLSNKGAAFYGDTHLPIIGRVSMDSITLDVSALPEGTLKLGSLVELIGPHQRLEDVARDCDTIPYEILTALGNRYARVYVESGASDIKA; from the coding sequence ATGGTTGATATGTCGATGCAGTTTTCACAGGATGAGCGCGATCTTGCCGCCGGTGGCATATTGACCATCGACCTGTCGGCCCTGCGCCATAATTATTCGGCCATTGCCCGTCATATCGCCCCCACCCGTGCCGCCGCCGTCGTGAAGGCTGATGCCTACGGGCTTGGCGCCAGCCGCGTCGCGCCAGCATTTTACGATGCCGGTTGCCGTGATTTCTTCGTCGCGCATCTTGGCGAAGCCATTGCGCTCAAGCCGTTTCTCCAGCCCGACGCGACGCTTTACGTTCTGAACGGTCTTCAGCCGGGAACGGAAGAAGCCTGCGTTCGTGAAGGCATTTTGCCAGTACTCAATTCGCTGGAACAGGTTGAAAACTGGGCGACGCTCGCTGCCAAGCAGGTTAAGAAGCTACCCGCCCTGCTGCAGCTCGATACCGGCATGTCACGTCTTGGCCTGTCGCCCAAGGAATTTGAAAACCTTCTTGAGAATTCCGCGCTTCTGGACAACATCGACATCAAGTTCGTCATCAGCCATCTGGCCAGCGGCGACGAACCGGAAAATGCAGCAAATGCCCGTCAGCTCGCCAATATGACCGCTTTACTGGCGCGGCTGCCAAAACTACCCGTTGCCTTTGCCAATTCCGGCGGAACCTTTCTCGACAAGACCTATCATTTCGACCTCGCTCGCCCCGGCGTCGCACTTTATGGCGTTGGACCGAAAAGCGAGATCGTTCCTGTCCTCACCCTTTCGGCACGCGTCATTCAGGTGCGCGACATCGACAAGGGCGCAGCGGTTGGCTATGGCGGCGCCTATGTTGCAGAAGGTCCCATGCGCGTTGCCACGATTGCTGTCGGCTACGCCGATGGCTGGTTCCGTTCTCTCAGCAACAAGGGTGCGGCCTTCTACGGCGACACGCACCTGCCGATCATCGGCCGTGTATCGATGGACTCGATTACGCTCGACGTCAGCGCCTTGCCGGAAGGCACGCTGAAACTTGGCAGCCTTGTGGAGCTGATCGGCCCGCACCAGCGTCTCGAAGACGTGGCGCGCGACTGTGACACCATTCCCTATGAAATTCTGACTGCGCTCGGCAACCGTTATGCACGTGTCTACGTGGAGAGCGGCGCGAGCGACATAAAAGCATAA
- a CDS encoding D-amino acid dehydrogenase has protein sequence MQITILGSGVIGVTTAYYLAKLGHEVTVVDREEGPALETSFANAGQVSPGYASPWAAPGIPFKAAKWLFQKHAPLVLRPTCDPVQYSWLLQMLANCTDSRYKINKTRMVRVAEYARDCLVDLRKETGIEYDQRMQGTLQLFREQYQLDGIGKDIEVLRQDGVPFEVLDRDGCAKVEPALARVKDKFVGGLRLPHDETGDCFKFTNALAKIAEGLGVKFRFGVNIKSLLMSGGKVSGVETSEGVLTADRYVVALGSYTPALVKSLGLNAPIYPVKGYSITAPIIDEDRAPVSTVLDESYKIAITRLGDRIRVGGMAEVSGFTKDLPAARRATLDLSVTDLFPGGDLKAATFWSGLRPMTPDSTPIIGATRYDNVFINAGHGTLGWTMSCGSGKLLADLISGNKPDIRADDLGISRYN, from the coding sequence ATGCAGATCACCATCCTTGGTAGCGGCGTTATCGGCGTTACGACAGCCTACTACCTCGCCAAACTCGGTCACGAGGTAACTGTTGTCGACCGCGAAGAAGGCCCGGCACTGGAAACAAGCTTCGCCAATGCAGGCCAGGTTTCGCCTGGTTACGCGTCGCCATGGGCCGCGCCCGGCATTCCGTTCAAGGCAGCAAAATGGCTGTTCCAGAAGCATGCGCCGCTTGTTCTGCGTCCGACTTGCGACCCGGTTCAATATAGCTGGCTTCTGCAGATGCTCGCCAATTGCACTGACAGCCGTTACAAGATCAACAAGACCCGCATGGTGCGCGTTGCCGAATATGCGCGCGATTGCCTTGTCGATCTGCGCAAGGAAACCGGCATCGAATACGACCAGCGCATGCAGGGCACGCTCCAGCTTTTCCGCGAGCAGTACCAGCTCGACGGTATCGGCAAGGACATTGAAGTGTTGCGTCAGGACGGCGTACCGTTCGAAGTTCTCGACCGCGACGGCTGCGCCAAGGTGGAACCGGCACTTGCCCGCGTGAAGGACAAGTTCGTCGGCGGCCTGCGTCTTCCGCATGACGAAACCGGCGACTGCTTCAAATTTACCAATGCTCTGGCAAAGATTGCCGAGGGGCTCGGCGTGAAATTCCGCTTCGGTGTCAACATCAAGTCGTTGCTGATGTCCGGCGGCAAGGTTTCCGGTGTCGAGACTTCCGAAGGCGTTCTGACCGCCGACCGCTATGTCGTTGCACTTGGCAGCTATACGCCGGCACTCGTCAAATCGCTTGGCCTCAATGCCCCGATCTATCCGGTGAAGGGCTATTCCATCACCGCGCCGATCATCGATGAGGATCGCGCGCCGGTTTCGACCGTTCTCGATGAAAGCTACAAGATCGCCATCACCCGTCTCGGTGACCGTATCCGCGTTGGCGGCATGGCGGAAGTCTCCGGTTTCACCAAGGATCTGCCCGCCGCCCGGCGCGCAACGCTTGATCTGTCGGTGACTGACCTGTTCCCCGGTGGCGATCTGAAAGCGGCGACCTTCTGGTCGGGCCTGCGTCCGATGACACCGGATTCTACCCCGATCATCGGCGCAACGCGTTACGACAACGTGTTCATCAATGCTGGTCATGGAACGCTCGGCTGGACCATGTCCTGCGGTTCCGGCAAGCTGCTCGCCGACCTCATTTCCGGCAACAAGCCTGATATCCGGGCCGACGATCTCGGCATTTCGCGTTACAACTAA
- a CDS encoding cupin domain-containing protein, protein MSIDIGGRLRYVRMRQNLSQRELAKRAGVTNSTISLIEANQSNPSVGALKRILDGIPIGMAEFFALEPDTPHKVFYQAEELVEIGKGPISYRQVGDHLFSRSLQMLKERYEPGSDTGKVLLMHEGEEGGIVISGRIEVTVGSDRRILGPGDAYYFSSKLPHRFRCVGPVPCEIVSACTPPSF, encoded by the coding sequence ATGAGCATCGATATCGGCGGAAGGTTGCGCTATGTGCGCATGCGGCAGAATCTGTCGCAGCGCGAGCTTGCAAAAAGGGCTGGCGTGACCAACTCGACCATATCGCTGATCGAGGCTAATCAGTCCAATCCGTCGGTCGGTGCACTCAAGCGTATTCTCGATGGTATCCCCATCGGCATGGCCGAGTTTTTCGCGCTGGAGCCGGACACGCCGCACAAGGTATTCTATCAGGCGGAGGAGCTGGTGGAAATCGGCAAGGGGCCGATTTCTTATCGGCAGGTGGGGGACCATCTGTTCTCGCGCTCGTTACAGATGCTGAAGGAGCGCTATGAACCGGGCTCCGACACGGGCAAGGTGCTGCTCATGCATGAGGGCGAGGAGGGCGGCATCGTCATTTCGGGACGGATCGAAGTGACGGTCGGCAGCGACCGGCGCATTCTGGGGCCAGGCGACGCTTATTATTTTTCCAGCAAGCTGCCGCACCGGTTCCGTTGTGTCGGGCCGGTGCCATGCGAAATCGTCAGCGCCTGCACGCCTCCAAGTTTCTGA